DNA from Streptomyces luteogriseus:
TGCGGGTCAGCCGCGGCACCCACTGCTCGAGTTCTTCGTGGAGCCGCTCCGAGAGGAACCGGTCCTCCAGGGGCGTGATGATCTGCACGGGCGCGTGGGCGTGCGCGTCCGGGCGTGGCGTGCGCAGCCGGGGCCGGACGTTGTCCCGGTACAGCCAGGCCCCGTGAGCCGCGTCCGACGGCAGGGACGCGGTGGGGTAGTCGCCCCGGGGCACCTTCTCGACGCGCTCCAGCACCCGCGGCCAGCGCTTGCCGAGCGGGCCGCGCCAGGCCAGCTCGGGCAGGACGGGCGTGTGCAGCAGGTACACGTACCAGGACCGGGCGCCCTGCCCGAGAAGCTGTCCGACCCGGCGCGGGGTGGGCCGTTGCACCCGCTTGGCGATCCAGTGGCCGAAGTGGTCGAGGGACGGCCCGGACATCGAGGTGAAGGAGGCGATGCGTCCCTCGGTGCGCCGGACGGTGGTGAACTCCCAGGCCTGCACCGAGCCCCAGTCGTGCCCGACCAGGTGCACCGGCTCGCCAGGGCTCACCGCGTCGGCGACGGCCAGGAAGTCGTCCGTCAGCTTCTCCAGCGTGAACCCGCCCCGCAGCGGCCGCGGCGCCGTCGACCGGCCATGGCCGCGGACGTCGTACGCCACCACATGGAAGTGCCCGGCGAGGCGCTCGGCGACCTCGGACCACACCTCCTTGCTGTCCGGGTAGCCGTGCACCAGGACGACCGTGGGCCGCCCGGGATCCCCCATCTCGGCCACGCACAGCTCGACTTCGCCGGTCCGCACCCTGCGCTCCCGCGCACCCGTCAGCAACGTCATCCGGCGAATCTGGCAGTTGTTAGAGAGTTCGTCAATAGGGCGCCGCCCCGGCCGCACCCGCCGTGGTAACTCTGAAGAACCAGCCCCCCTAGGGGCCCGTAATACTCAGGGCTGACCCCAAGACAGCTCTGCGGAGTGATGCCCGCCACGCGCACGGGCCCTACCTTCGAGGGGTGACTGTGATCGCGACCGAAAGCCTGAGCAAGCGGTTCCCCCGGGTGACCGCGCTTGACCGGCTCTCCGTGGACGTCGGACCCGGTGTGACCGGACTCGTCGGAGCCAACGGAGCCGGCAAGTCCACACTGATCAAGATCCTGCTGGGTCTGTCCCCCGCCACCGAGGGCCGCGCCGAAGTGCTCGGTCTCGACGTCGCCACCAAGGGCGGCGCCATCCGCGAGCGGGTGGGTTACATGCCCGAGCACGACTGTCTGCCGCCGGACGTCTCGGCCACCGAGTTCGTCGTCCACATGGCGCGCATGTCCGGTCTGCCGCCCACGGCGGCGCGCGAGCGAACGGCCGACACCCTGCGCCACGTCGGGCTGTACGAGGAGCGCTACCGCCCCATCGGCGGCTACTCGACCGGCATGAAGCAGCGCGTCAAACTCGCGCAGGCCCTCGTCCACGACCCTCAGCTGGTCCTCCTGGACGAGCCGACCAACGGCCTCGACCCGGTCGGCCGCGACGAGATGCTCGGCCTGATCCGCCGCATCCACACCGACTTCGGCATCTCGGTCCTGGTCACCTCCCACCTGCTGGGCGAACTGGAGCGCACCTGCGACCACGTCGTCGTCATCGACGGCGGCAAACTCCTGCGCTCCAGCTCCACCACGGACTTCACGCAGATCACCACCACCCTCGCGATCGAGGTCACGGACACCGACGAGCACCCGGACGGCACCCGCGCGGTCCGCGAGGCGCTGCACGCGCGCGGGGTGAGCGTCGAGGACGGCAGCGGCCTGCCCGGCGCGGGCCACGTCCTGCTGCTCACCGCGCAGGGCGAGGAGACGTACGACGTGGTCCGGGACGTGATCGCCGACCTCGGACTCGGCCTGGTGCGCATGGAGCAGCGCCGGCACCACATCTCCGAGGTCTTCACCAGCAGCGACGAGCGCGAGCAGCGGAAGGAGGCGGTCGGCCATGGCGGTTGAGCACTCCACGGGGACATCCGCCCCGGCCCCGGGCGACCAGACCCGCATCCACAACATCGGCTACCGCAGCTACGACGGCCCGCGCCTCGGCCGCGCCTACGCCCGCCGCTCCCTGTACTCGCAGTCCCTGCGCGGCGCCTACGGCCTCGGCCGCTCGGTGAAGTCCAAGGTGCTGCCGATGCTGCTCTTCGTGGTGATGTGCGTACCCGCGGCCATCATGGTCGCCGTCGCGGTCGCCACCAAGGCCAACGCCCTACCCGTCGACTACACGCGCTACGCGATCATCATGCAGGCGGTCATCAGCCTGTACGTCGCCTCGCAGGCACCCCAGTCCGTCTCGCGCGACCTGCGCTTCAAGACGGTGCCGCTGTACTTCTCGCGGCCCATCGAGACCGCCGACTACGTCCGCGCCAAGTTCGCGGCGCTGGCCTCGGCACTCTTCATCCTCACCGCCGGCCCCCTGCTCCTGCTCTACGTGGGCGCGCTGCTGGCCAAGCTCGACTTCGCCGACCAGACCAAGGGATTCGCACAGGGACTCGTCTCGGTGGCACTGCTCTCACTGCTCTTCGCCGGCATCGGCCTCGTCATCGCGTCCTTCACCCCGCGCCGCGGCTTCGGTATCGCGGCCGTGATCGCCGTGTTGACCATCACCTACGGCGCTGTCTCCACCCTCCAGGCCATCGCCGACGCGCAGGGCAGCGGCGACGCCGTGCCGTGGATCGGGCTGTTCTCCCCGATCACGATCATCGACGGTGTGCAGTCCGCGTTCCTGGGCGCGACGTCCGCCTCCCCCAGCGGGGTGGGCCCGAGCACCGCCGAGGGCGTCGTCTACGTCGTCGTCGCCCTGGGCCTGATCGCGGCGAGCTACGGCCTCCTGATGCGCCGCTACAAGAAGGTGGGACTGTGACCACGCTCAACATCGACCACGTCTCCCGCTGGTTCGGCAACGTGGTCGCCGTCAACGACATCACGATGACGATCGGCCCCGGCGTCACGGGCCTGCTCGGCCCCAACGGCGCCGGGAAGTCCACCCTCATCAACATGATGGGCGGTTTCCTGGCCCCCTCCACCGGCACGGTCACCCTCGACGGCCAGGCCGTGTGGCGCAACGAGCAGATCTACAAGCACATCGGCGTCGTCCCCGAGCGGGAGGCGATGTACGACTTCCTCACCGGCAAGGAGTTCGTCCTCGCCAACGCCGAACTGCACGGCCTGGGCGCCAAGGCGGCGCAGAAGGCCCTGGCCACGGTCGAGATGGAGTACGCCCAGGACCGCAAGATCCAGACCTACTCCAAGGGCATGCGACAGCGCGTGAAGATGGCGAGCGCTCTGGTCCACGACCCGTCGCTGCTGCTGCTCGACGAGCCCTTCAACGGCATGGACCCCCGTCAGCGCATGCAGCTGATGGACCTGCTCCGCCGCATGGGCGACGAGGGTCGCACCGTGCTGTTCTCGTCCCACATCCTCGAAGAGGTCGAGCAACTCGCCTGGCACATCGAGGTCGTCGTCGCCGGCCGGCACGCCGCCAGCGGTGACTTCCGCAAGATCCGCCGCCTGATGACCGACCGGCCGCACCGCTACCTGGTGCGCTCCAGCGACGACCGCGCCCTCGCGGCCGCGCTGATCGCCGACCCGTCGACGGCCGGCATCGAGGTCGACCTCGCCGAGGGCGCGCTGCGCATCCAGGCCGTCGACTTCGGCCGCTTCACGGCCCTGCTGCCGCGGGTGGCAAGGGACCACGGCATCCGGCTGCTCACGGTCTCGCCGTCCGACGAGTCCCTCGAGTCCGTCTTCTCGTACCTCGTCGCGGCGTAGGAGGCCCTGATGTACGACCCCACAGTCGCCCGGCTCACATACCGGGCCCTGCTCGGCCGTCGCCGGGCCCTCATCCTCGGCGCCCTGCCGATGCTGCTGATCGTGATCGCCCTGGCGGTGCGCGGTCTGGCCGGGGCGGACGACCAGACCGCGGCCGACCTGCTGGGCGGCCTCGCCCTCGCCACGATGGTGCCGATCATCGGCGTCATCGCCGGAACGGGCGCGATCGGGCCGGAGATCGACGACGGCTCGGTGGTGTACCTGCTGTCCAAGCCGATCAAGCGGCCGACCATCATCTTCACCAAGCTGATCGTCGCGATCGCGGTGACCATGGTGTTCTCCGCGGTGCCGACGCTCATCGCCGGCTTCATCCTGAACGGCAACGGCCAGCAGGTCGCCGTCGCCTACACGGTGGCCGCGCTGGTCGCGTCCATCGCCTACGCGGCCCTGTTCCTGCTGCTCGGCACGGTCTCCCGGCACGCGGTGGTGTTCGGTCTCGTCTACGCGCTGGTCTGGGAGGCCCTGTTCGGCTCCCTGGTGCCGGGCGCCCGCACGCTGAGCGTCCAGCAGTGGTCGCTGGCCGTGGCCCAGAAGGTGTCCGGAGGGGACCTGGTCTCCTCGGACGTGGGTCTGACGACGGCGACGGTGCTGCTGCTGGCCGTCACGGTGCTGGCCACCTGGTTCGCCGGACAGAAGCTGCGTTCCCTCACCCTGGCCGGCGAGGAGTGACGTGCCCCGGCCCTGACGGAGTCCTCACCTCTGTCAGGGCACACTGGGCGAACGGGATGTAGGGCAATCAATACGGAAGTTGGACGGCTGGGAGGACGGAAATGGCGGGCGAGAAGGACGGCTTCGACGATGTCGTACTGGACGAGGACTTCATACGCTCCGCCGGGACCTCCGAGCCGTCCGCCCGTGCCCGGATGCTCGCCGCGAAGTGGCGCCGTGAGGAACCGGAACCGCAGCCCTGGCGCTCCGACGAGCCGCCCGCGGGCTGGTTCTTCAGCAAGGTTCGGCGGCGCAGGTGGCGCAGGAAGTAACCGGCCGCGCTGCCGATCCGGCCGCCGATTTAATCAGTGGCGTCCAATTCGCCCGGCGGGCACAGTGGTTGTCATCACGGCCGGGCGGACAGCCCGGCGCCGCGTTCTGGGAGAGGAGCGGGACGATGTCCATGCACGGCAGTACGTCCAGCTCCCTTCAGGGCAGCCCGCGGCGGGATCCGGAGTAGCCACTACCCCTCCGTCGAACCCGCCCCACACGGGGAGCTGCCCGGGGCGGCCGCTTCGAGCACGCGAATCGCACCTCGCGTGGGCCGCCCACCCGGAGGATTGGCCGAGTGGTAAGGCACCGGTTTGCTAAACCGTGGTCGGGTCGAAAGGCCCGCGCACGTTCGATCCGTGCATCCTCCGCCGAGCACCACCCGACGCCGGGCGACCGGCCTCACACTCAGTCGAGCGACGAGCGAAGTGCCAGGAGCGACGGCCCGACGCTCAGCCCAGCAACCGCTCCAGCACCACCGCAATGCCGTCCTCGTCGTGGGAGGACGTCACCTCGTCGGCCACCGCCTTCAGTTCCTCGTGGGCGTCCGCCATGGCGACGCCGTAGGAGGCCCAGGCGAACATCGGTATGTCGTTGGGCATGTCACCGAAGGCGATCGTGTCGGCCGCCTTCATGCCGAGCCGACGGGCCGCCAGGGACAGACCCGTCGCCTTGGACAGCCCCAGGGGGAGCAGCTCGACGATGCCCTCGCCCGCCATCGTGACCGTGACGAACCCTCCGGCGGTCCGCGTGGCCGCCTCGCACAGCTCGTCGTCCGACAGGGTCGGGTGCTGGATGTACAGCTTGTTCAGGGGCGCCGTCCACAGGTCCGACGCGTCCGTGAAGGGCGTGGCGGGCAGGGCGCCCTGGACCGCGTAGCCCGGGCCGACCAGCACCTCGCCGTCGAGGCCGTCGCGGCTCGCCGCCAGGTACAGCGGGCCGACCTCCGCCTCGATCTTGGCCAGCGCCACACCGGCCAGCTGCCGGTCCAGCGTCACCGACGTCAGCAGGCGGTGCGCGCCGGCGTCGTAGACCTGCGCGCCCTGGCCGCAGACGGCCAGGCCCTGGTAGCCGAGGTCGTCGAGGATGTGCCGGGTCCACGGGACGGCGCGGCCGGTGACGACGATGTGCGCGGCGCCCGCCGCGGTGGCCGCGGCGAGCGCGTCACGGGTCCGCGGCGACACCGTGTCGTCGGAGCGCAGCAGCGTCCCGTCGAGATCGGTGGCGACGAGCCGGTACGGGAAGCCTCCCGGAGAAGCCGTGTCGCTCACTTGGCCACCGGCTCCAGGACCTCCCGGCCGCCCAGGTACGGGCGCAGCACCTCGGGCACGCGCACCGAGCCGTCGGCCTGCTGGTGGTTCTCCAGGATCGCCACGATCGTGCGGGGAACGGCGCACAGCGTGCCGTTGAGCGTGGCCAGCGGCTTGACCTGCTTGCCGTCACGGACGCGGATCGACAGGCGGCGGGACTGGAACTCGGTGCAGTCCGAGGTCGAGGTCAGCTCGCGGTACTTGCCCTGGGTCGGGATCCACGCCTCGCAGTCGAACTTGCGGGAGGCCGAGGCGCCGAGGTCGGCGCTCGCCACGTCGATCACGCGGTACGGCAGCTCCAGCGAGGTCAGCCACTGCTTCTCCCACTCCAGCAGGCGCTGGTGCTCGGCCTGCGAGTCCTCGGGAGCGACGTAGGAGAACATCTCGACCTTGTCGAACTGGTGCACGCGGAAGATGCCCCGGGTGTCCTTGCCGTGCGAGCCGGCCTCGCGGCGGAAGCAGGGCGAGAAGCCCGCGTAGCGCAGGGGCAGGCGGTCGGCGTCGAGGATCTCGTCCATGTGGTACGCCGCGAGCGGCACCTCGGACGTGCCGACGAGGTAGAGGTCGTCGTCGGCGAGGTGGTAGACGTCCTGGGCGGCCTGGCCGAGGAAGCCGGTGCCCGCCATGGACTGCGGGCGGACCAGCGCGGGGGTCAGCATCGGGGTGAAGCCGGCCGCGGTGGCCTGCGCCATCGCGGCGTTCACCAGGGCGAGCTCCAGAAGGGCGCCCACGCCGGTCAGGAAGTAGAAGCGCGAGCCGGAGACCTTGGCGCCCCGCTCGACGTCGATCGCGCCGAGGATCTGGCCGAGCGCCAGGTGGTCCTTGGGCTCGAAGCCCTCGGCGGCGAAGTCGCGGATCGTGCCGTGCTTCTCGAGGGTGACGAAGTCCTCCTCGCCGCCCACGGGCACGTCCGGGTGGACGAGGTTGCCGAGCCTCTGGAGCAGCTCCTGGGTCTCGGTCGCGGCCGCGTCGCGCTCGGCGTCGGCCGCCTTGACGTCGGCGGCGAGCTGGCCCGCCTTCTTCAGCAGCTCGGCCTTCTCGTCGCCGGCCGCCTTGGGGATGAGCTTGCCGAGCGCCTTCTGCTCGGCGCGCAGCTCGTCGAAGCGGACGCCGGACGACCTTCGCCTCTCGTCGGCAGACAGGAGGGCGTCGACGAGCGCGACGTCCTCTCCACGGGCGCGCTGCGACGCGCGCACACGGTCAGGGTCCTCACGGAGCAGGCGAAGGTCAATCACGCGCCCAAGGCTACCGGTGTGGGGTGACCGCCCACGACTCGCTATTCCGATTGCGGCTTACCTACCGTTATGGGTGAATTGCGCACAGTGTCAATAAAGAAGGCTCCCCTCCCCGGAACGAGGCATCGGGCGGGCGTCTCCTTGACTCGAATCCCTTGCGGTAGAAGGGACTTGGGCTTCGGTTGTCCACAGGGATCCACATCCGGGCAAGAGTTATCCACAGGCTGTGTGCAAGATCTGTGGACTTCGGAATCGATCACTCCGGACGGCTCGGCCACCCCATGAATTCCCGCTGTAAACCCGCTCTACCCTCACTTTCGAGTGGAAACGGGTCACTCCGAAGAGTTACCGAAGGGGGAACGGTGGACGAAGGGTGACTTGGCCGATGATGGACGCATCAGGGGTCCCCAGGGTGATATGTCGACTGGCTCACGCTTCGTTGTCGACTTGTCCCCAGGTCGAGAAGCGGACCTGTGGATAACTTCTGTGGATAACGACTATCAGCAGGTACGACAGGCCGGGGACCGGGCTCGGAACCCGGTCAGAAACGCCCGTCCTGGCACCGCGCCACCCAGTCCGCCGCCCCCGCGAACTCCTCGTCGGAGGTCCCCAGCCGCGGCGGCCGCACGTCCCCCGGCTGCATGTCCGCGCGCGGGTAGGAGCCGAGGTAGCGCACCTGGAGGCAGATCCGCTTCAGGCCCATCAGGGCGTCGGCCACCCGGCGGTCGGAGATGTGGCCCTCGGCGTCGATGCAGAAGCAGTAGTTGCCGATGCCCGCGCCGGTGGGCCGGGACTGCAGCAGCATCAGGTTGATGCCACGGGTGGCGAACTCGCCGAGCAGGTCGCGCAGCCCGCCGGGATGGTCGTCGCGCTGCCACAGCACGATCGACGTCTTGTCCGCGCCGGTCGGCGCGGCGGGCCGGGCCGGGCGGCCCACCAGCACGAACCGCGTCTGGGCGTTCTCCGCGTCGTGGATCCCGGTCTCCAGGGCTTCCAGGCCGTAGCGGGCGGCCGCGAACTCACCGGCGAAGGCCGCGTCGTACTGGCCCTCCTGGACCAGGCGGGCGGCGTCCGCGTTCGAGGCGGCGGACTCCCAGTGGGCGTCCGGGAGATGCTTCTTCAGCCAGTTGCGCACCTGCGGCTGCGCGGCCGGATGGGCGGAGACGGTCTTGATGTCCGACAGCTTCGTGCCCGGGCGGACCAGCAGCGCGAAGGTGATCGACAGCAGCACCTCGCGGTAGATCATCAGCGGCGCGCCGGCGACCAGCTCGTCGAGGGTGGTGGTGATGCCGCCTTCGACGGAGTTCTCGATCGGCACGAACGCGGCCTCGGCCTCGCCGGCGCGGACCGCGTCGAGCGCGGACTGGACGGACACGTACGGGATGAGCTCCCGGGTGGCGGCTTCGGGAAGCGTGCGCAGGGCGACTTCGGTGAAGGTGCCCTCAGGACCGAGATACGCGTAGCTCGCTGGCATGTCCTCACCCTAATGGGCCCGCGGAAGCGCTCTCCCCACAAGTCCTCACAAGGGTGAACTCTCACCCCTCCAGCAACTTCTGCCCCACGTACTCGCCCTCCGCCGCCCCGCCGGGCACCGCGAACAGCCCGCTCGACTCATGGCGGATGAACTGCGACAGGGCGTCGCCGCGGTCGAGCTTGCGCTGCACCGGCACGAACCCGCGCAGGGGATCGGCCTGCCAGCAGACGAAGAGCAGGCCCGCGTCGGGCACCCCGTCGGAGTCGATGCCGTCGTGGAAGGAGAACGGGCGGCGGAGCATGGCCGCGCCGCCGTTCTGGTCGGGCCGGGTGATGCGGGCGTGGGCGTTGATCGGGACCACCAGGTTGCCCTGGGCGTCCGTCTTCTCCAGGTCCATCGCGGTCGTCTCCGTGCCCCCGGACAGCGCCGCCCCGTCGGACTTGCGGCGCCCGATCACGTCCTCCTGCGCCCTGATGGAGAGCTTCTCCCAGTCGTCGAGGAGCATGCGGATCCGGCGTACGACGGCGTAGGAGCCGTTCGCCATCCAGGCGGGTTCGCCCTTCTCGGGCTTCTCCGGCACGAAGATGCGCTGGTCGAAGTCGGCTTCGGCCGGCTTGGGGTTGCGGGTGCCGTCGATCTGGCCCATGAGGTTGCGGGCCGTCATGGGGTGGGAGGTGGCGCCCGGTGAGCGGTTGAAGCCGTTCATCTGCCAGCGGACCTTGGCCGCCCGGCCCGCGTCCTTCTGGATCGCGCGCAGGGCGTGGAAGGCGACCAGGGCGTCGTTGGCGCCGATCTGCACCCAGAGATCGCCGTTGCTGCGGTTCTTGTCGAGGTGGTCGGAGGAGAACTCGGGCAGCGGGTCCAGGGCGGTGGGGCGCTGCTTCTCCAGACCTGTCCGGGCGAAGAAGGTGTGGCCGAAGCCGAAGGTGATCGTGAGCGACGAGGGACCGGCGTCGCGGGCCACGTCGGTGTCCTCGTGGCCGCTCGGCTCGCCCGCCATCAGCCTCCGGGCCGTGTCCGACCAGCGGCGGAGCAGGGCGGCGGCCTCCTTGCGGCCGGCGCCCGCCGCGAGGTCGAAGGCCACGAGGTGGCCGCGCGCCTGGAGGCCGTCGGTGATGCCGGGCTGATGTTTCCCGTGAAACATCGCCTGGTCCGTGCCGAGCGAGGTGAGCGGAGCGGCCGCTTCGGAGGGTGCGGCGGCGTAGCCCACGGCACCGCCCGCCGTGCCGAGGACGATCCCGGTGGCGCCCGCGGTGCCGAGCAGGCGCCGTCGTGAGATGCCCTCGTGGGCGGGGATCGCTTCGCTCTCACCCGTGGTGGCCTCGGGGGTGCGGGCCTTGGGAAGGGACTGGTCAGGCATGGTCGTTCAGCCGATCTGCGCGTTCTTGGAGACGGTCACCTCGTCGATGTCGGAGGTCCGCACGGTCACGTCGACCTGCCAGTCCCCGGCCATGGGGATCTGCACTCCGTTCGCCGACCAGTGTCCGGTTGCGATGTGGTCGGGGACGACGGGCAGGGGACCGATGTCCTTGGCTTTCAGGGTGAACTCGACCTTCACCTCGGGGATGTCGAAGGCCCGGCCGTTGGGGCGCTCCACATAGACGTGCATCTCGTTGCCGCCCACGCGGGCGGGGTCGACGTCGATGGTGACGATGCCCTTGCCATCCTCGCCGCCGGTGTCGAAGGGCATGTTCAGGGTCAGCGCCCCGGACGCGCCCTCGTCTGCGGAGGAGGACGCGGAGGACGCGGTGGCCGCCTTGGCCTCCTGCTCGGTGCGTCCCGGCTCGGTCTGGGTCAGGACGGTGGTCACGGCGAGCAGCACGACCGCGACGCCGGCCTCGGCCAGCACGGAGCGGCGCAGCCCGAAGCGGTTCGGGTCCGCGTCCCGCATCCGCTTCTGCCGGGCCGCGTCCCGGGCGGCCTGCTGCCGGGCGAGCTGCGCGGCACGTTCGGAGTCGGGTTGCTCCTCGGTGTCGCGTCCACTGTCGCCCTCGCCCGTCACGGGGGCTTCCCCGTCGCCGACGGCGGCGATGTCCGCGTCACCGGCGGTCTCCGCCCCCGCGACGACCCGCTCCTTCTCCCGTACCGCCGGTGCCTCCACCGGCACCGTCTCCGCCAGCCGTCCCGTCCACCGGCGAGAGATCCACGCGACGCCGACCAGGACGACCACGAGGGCGATCTTGGCCAGGAGAAGCTGCCCGTAACGGGTGTCGGTGAAGGCCGACCACGAGCCGAGCTGGCGCCAGGACTGGTACGTGCCGGTCGCGATCAGGGCGAGGACGCTGCCGAAGGCGACCTGGGAGAAGCGGCGTACAGCCGGTGCGTCGAGGGGTGTGTCGGCGGGCGCGCGGAACAGGGCGACCAGCAGCGCGCCCAGTCCGCCGAGCCAGGCGGCGACGGCCAGCAGATGCAGCACGTCGACCGGCATGGCGATGCCCGCCTGGAGACCGACCGAGGCGTGCTCGGACATCGCCCAGCTCGCCGCGAGCCCGGCCGCCACCACGACGCCGCCGATCGACAGTCCGAAGGTCAGGTCCCGCTTCTCCTCGGCGTCCTCACGCTTGTCATAGGCCCCGAACAGCACGGCGATGAAGAGTGCCGCCGCGGCGAGCAGCAGCAGCCGTGACACCAGGGCCGCACCGCTCTTGGTCTGCAGGACCTGCCCGAGCAAGGACAGGTCGAAGATGTCGGAGACCTTCCCGGAGCCCGTGAAGGAGCCGCGCAGAAGCAGCAGGGCGAGGGTCGACGCGGTGAGCGCGACCCATCCGGAGACGACGAACCGCTGCACCGGCCGCACCCCGGAACCACGCCGCCAGCAGGCGAGCACGAAGGCGGCGCCGCCGGCCATCACGATGAACCCGGCGTACGACACGTACCGTCCGAAGCCGTACAGCCATCCCACGACCCCGTCGTCGGCCGACTGCCCGGAGACCGACACGGACGTCTTGGAGGGGGCGCCGATGGAGAAGGTGTAGGCGCCGGCGACGGGATGGCTGTCCGCCGAGACGACCTGGTAGGCCACCGTGTACGTGCCGTCGGGCAGGCCCGGGTGCAGGGGCACGGCGTATGTCGTGCCGCTGACGGTGGCCGGTTCGGCCGTGTCGACGCGCTTGCCCTCGGGGTCCAGGACGCGCAGCGAGTCGTCGGAGAGCGCGACCTGCTCGGAGAAGGTGAGCGTGACGCGGGCCGGGGCCTTGTCGACCACCGCCCCCTGCCCGGGGGCGCTGCCGGTCACCGCGGCGTGCGCGGAGGCCGGGCCGGCTCCGGCGAGGAGTGCGCAGGCCGCGGCCAGGAGCAGCAGCACCAGTGTCCGGACGCGGGGGGCGATGGTCTGCGTCACAGGGGTCCCTCCCTCAGTGTCCGGTCTTCGGGGTGTAGGTCGCGGGCTTCACCGGCATCTCGACCTTCATGGGGCCGGAGTGGGCGAAGTGCAGCTCGACGGAGACCGTCTGACCTTCCTTCGGCTTGCTCTTCAGCTGCTCGAACATCAGGTGGTCGCCGCCGCTCTTCAGCTCCAGCCGGCCGCCTGCGGGGATCTTGAGGCTCTTGACCTCCTGCATCGCCCCGTCGACGGTCTCGTGCACGGTGACCTGCCCGGCGATGTCGCTGGTGACCGAGGTCAGCTCGTCGGCGGCACCGCCCTTGTTGGTGACGGTGAGGAAGCCGGCCGCCATGTCGCCGGACACCGGCTGCGGCATGTACGCGGAGCCGGCG
Protein-coding regions in this window:
- a CDS encoding copper resistance CopC/CopD family protein produces the protein MTQTIAPRVRTLVLLLLAAACALLAGAGPASAHAAVTGSAPGQGAVVDKAPARVTLTFSEQVALSDDSLRVLDPEGKRVDTAEPATVSGTTYAVPLHPGLPDGTYTVAYQVVSADSHPVAGAYTFSIGAPSKTSVSVSGQSADDGVVGWLYGFGRYVSYAGFIVMAGGAAFVLACWRRGSGVRPVQRFVVSGWVALTASTLALLLLRGSFTGSGKVSDIFDLSLLGQVLQTKSGAALVSRLLLLAAAALFIAVLFGAYDKREDAEEKRDLTFGLSIGGVVVAAGLAASWAMSEHASVGLQAGIAMPVDVLHLLAVAAWLGGLGALLVALFRAPADTPLDAPAVRRFSQVAFGSVLALIATGTYQSWRQLGSWSAFTDTRYGQLLLAKIALVVVLVGVAWISRRWTGRLAETVPVEAPAVREKERVVAGAETAGDADIAAVGDGEAPVTGEGDSGRDTEEQPDSERAAQLARQQAARDAARQKRMRDADPNRFGLRRSVLAEAGVAVVLLAVTTVLTQTEPGRTEQEAKAATASSASSSADEGASGALTLNMPFDTGGEDGKGIVTIDVDPARVGGNEMHVYVERPNGRAFDIPEVKVEFTLKAKDIGPLPVVPDHIATGHWSANGVQIPMAGDWQVDVTVRTSDIDEVTVSKNAQIG
- a CDS encoding copper chaperone PCu(A)C codes for the protein MRRRLGPAALAIAGALALAGCGGSDSGDSGDGGSGKAELSAGSAYMPQPVSGDMAAGFLTVTNKGGAADELTSVTSDIAGQVTVHETVDGAMQEVKSLKIPAGGRLELKSGGDHLMFEQLKSKPKEGQTVSVELHFAHSGPMKVEMPVKPATYTPKTGH